In Cucurbita pepo subsp. pepo cultivar mu-cu-16 chromosome LG10, ASM280686v2, whole genome shotgun sequence, the DNA window atgagggTCAGCGAGGAtgtgggccccgaaggagggtggattgtgagatcccacatcggttggggaggagaacaaaacattctttataagggtgtggaaacctctccctagcagaagcgttttaaaaccttgagggaaagtccaaagaggacaatatctggtagtggtggacttgggctgttacaaatggtaccaaagccagacaccaggcgatgtgacaacgaggaggctaagccttGAAGAGGGATGGCCACGAGATGGTAtgttagcaaggacgctagactccaaaggggggtggattgtgagatcccatatgggttggggaggagagcaaaacattctttataagggtgtggaaacctctccctaacagacgtgttttaaaaccttgagggaaagcccaaaggggaccaaagaggacaatatctgctagcggtggacttgggggtatttttttttttctcctctcaGGGTGCAGTTGCGGTTCATTCTAGGATGTGATGAATCTTTGTTTATAACGGGTTACGAGACTCGAGCCTCGACTTAGATTTTCACGTGGGTGATGCTGATGTTTATAGTGACTTAGTTGCCTTTTCagcttttgttgaatttgTGTTCTGTGCTTGTAAATTTGATTGATCTAACTGATGTATATATAATCTTCATTGAGAGTACCAAGTGGATCAGCAACTATAGGTTTGGCTGGGAGACATGGGAAAGATGATTAGCAGAATTATGCCTTCCCTTTCATAGTGTGGATGATTTGGATGGAAGGGGTCTCTTTCTCTTCAATTGAACACAGTTTGGTTAGCTAGGATGCTCCCAAACGTGCTTTAAATGTGAGAATAGTGATATGCATAATTGCAAGCATTGAGAAGTATCGGGACACGAGAAAAAGACAGATAAAACAAAAGGTGCTCGAGCTCCATTGAATCCATTTTCTGAAGGACACACTTCAAGGTtggagtgtgagatcccacatcggttggagaggagaacaaaacattctttataagggaatggaaacctctccctagcagacacgttttaaaaccttgacgggaagcctgaaaggaaaagtccaaagaggacaatatctactagcggtgggcttgggctgttacaaatggtatcagaggcagacactggacggtgtgccagcgaggacgctgagccccaaaggggggtggacaccgggtggtgtgtgAACactaggcagtgtgccagtgtggacgttgagccccgaaggggaggggactgtaagatcccacatcaattggagaggggaacgagtgccagcgaggatgttaagccatgaaaggggtggattgtgagatctcacatcggttggagaggagaataaaacattatttataagggtgtggaaacctctccctagcagacgtgttttaaaaccttgacaggaagctcgaaaaaaaagcctaaaaaggacaatatttgctagcggtaggcttggaccgttacatgGGGACTTTTTTGAAGGAGTTCTCATCTCAACCTTATCTCTAGAATCAACAAGTAAAAGACTAACCTTCTTATGAACTTCAACTTTGCAAGTATTCTCAAATGTTGGAGCAAGTAATGGATGTCAAGTGACTCGAGTTCCAAAAAAAAGCTTGAAAGTTATCTCAAATGAACGGGAAATGATCTCAGATACTAGACCCTTCTTAACACAAAAGTTTGAACGGGTTGAAAACAGATCAATATTGTGACACCCCAAGcgcaccactagcaaatattgaccactggcaaatattgtctgctttggttCGTTACTATCGCTgacagcctcacggttttaaaacgcgtctactagggagaggtttccatacccttatatgtttcgttcccctctccaaccgatatgggatctcacaatccaccccccttgagggtccagcgtcctcattggcacaccacccggtgtctagctctaataccatttggaATAGCCTAAGCTcattgctagcaaatattgtccgctttggcccattacgtatcaccgtcaaactcacggttttaaaacgcatctattagggagaggtttccacacccttataagaaatgtttccttctcttctccaaccgatgtatgATCTCACAAACATAGTTTATGAGAGGTTACGTTGGACCGAAAAGTTCCAGCAgctcatttttctttgatgCATTTGatctcatttttaattttcttcgtTGTTTTGGACTCTATCCAGTTTAGGATTGCCATAAAATTTCATTCTACAATGTATTGCCTCTTTTCAGCCTATATTATTGTCTTGACAGCTATTCTCCATGAATATAATCGTGCAGATACCTCTTGTATTATATCCTATCTTATACTGAAGATATACATGCCTCCTACCAGTTCGCAGGATTTGCCCTTGTCTGTCTGCTTGTAGGCCTCATTGGCTTGGGTAAGCCTTTGAGTAAAAACTTATGAATTTTATACCTTTCTTGGTCTACTTTTCTGATATGAAAGTTTTCATTCTATGGCAGGGAGAATATACCTGGGCATGCATAGCCCAATTGATGTCATTTTTGGTCTTGTTTTCGGCCTGATGATTCTCTTCTTTTGGTTGAATGTTCATGAATACGTCGACACCTTCATTACCTCGGGCCAAAACGGTATCGTCACTTTTTCACACTTTTGTCGCTATCTTTTCTCGAGTTAAGTTTAGGTTATGTGCAGTATTTTTGGGAGATTGTTCTTCTTCTGAGAAGTAGtatttgttattttcaatGAATAAGATGCATATTCaatgagaaaaaggaattcaaaacaacaaattcGCACGAATTAGATAAGGGTTTCCACAATATTTGTCACAAACAATCCGTCACATCACACTTGGgctgtaatagctcaagctcaccgctaacagatattgtcctatttgaagCTTCCCTTTCGAAATTCCTCTTAGGGTTTTGAAAACGTGTCtgcttgggagaggtttccacacccttataaggaatgtttcactccccctctctagtagatgcgttttaaaacattgaggggaagcccaaaaggaaaagcccagagaggacaatatttgttaacggtGGGGTTAGGCTAtgataaatggtatcagagtcagtcaccaggcggtgtgccagtgaggacacgGGCTTCCAAAGGGATTGGTTGTGAGATTCCATTTCAGTTGAAGAGCGGAACAAAGTATTCCtggtaagggtgtgaaaacctctccatatagcggtgagcttgagcggttacaattAATCAACGATGTTGAGTTTATATCAGATTCGAAATTAGACACTGCTGTAGAAGCTTATAATATGTCCTGGTAATATGTCCTCAAGTGACTATGAACCAATAGttattgttaggaatcatgaatctccacaatggtataatattgtccactttgagcataagctctcattgatttgcttttggtttccccaaaaggcctcataccaaagGAGATAGtgtttcttacttataaacccatgatcttcctcttaattagcgaATGTGGGATTACTCCTTTCAATAATCCCCAACGAtcctcccttcgaacaaagtacaccatagagcctctcctgaAGCCTATATAGCCTtcgaacaacctcctcttattcgaggctcgactcctttctctggagccctcgcacataatacaccatttgttcgacacttaagtcacttttgactacaccttcgagcctcacaacttctttgttcgatatttgaggattctatagacatggctaagttaagggtacgactctaataccatgttaggaatcacgagcctccacaatggtatgatattatctactttgagcataacctctcatggctttgcgttttcccaaaaggtctcgtactaatggagatagtgtttcttagttataaacccatgatcttcctcttaattagctaacGTGGGATTACTCctttcaataatcctcaacaatcctcccttcgaacaaagtacaccatagagcctctcctgaAGCCTATATAGCCCTTGAACaacctcctcttaatcgaggctcgactcctttctctagagccctcaaacatagtacaccatttgttcgacacttaagtcacttttgactacaccttcgagcctcacaacttctttattcgATATTCGAGGATTCTATAGACATAGCTTAGTTAAGGgtatggctctaataccatgttaggaatcacgaacatccacaatggtatgatattgtctactttgagcataacctctcatggttttgcgttttcccaaaaagtctcgtaccaatggagatagtgtttcttacttataaactcatgatcttcctcttaattaaccaacgtgggattaCTCCTTTCAATATTCCTCAACAGTTATTAGGTGTAATCCACCATCCCTGTTCGGGGACGTTAAAATATTACTAATGGATCATGTtctgctgtttttttttttttgttgctaaTCTGTTTGTTGAATGCAATATCTGGGTGCAGTTACATATTTCTGGGGTGCCTTAAGCATTCTATTGCTCTTTGCTTATCCTACTCCTGAGTTCCCTACTCCAAGCTATGAATTCCACACGGCTTTTGATGGCGTTGCGTTTGGAATTGTAAGCAACATTTCTTTCAAAGTGCagtaattataatataattgatGAATGTTCTGTGTTTTATTGGTATCGTTTTGAAGGATTATACTGTCAAAAGCTCCCTGTTCTTTAGATGTTTGGTTAAATCCTTCAAATATATAAGAGAAATTCTGTTCTACAGATATCAGGGGTACAGCAAACATACCATCAGTTTCACCATGAAGCCGTTGCGCGTATCTTTACTCCGCAACTCCCATTTGCGACGTTTGTTGGTCGGATGCTTGTCGGTTTACCGACCATATTAACGGTGAAGTTTTGTAGCAAAGCTTTGGCTAAATGGATCCTTCCCATTGTTTCAAACACCTTGGGTATGCCCATAACATCAACCAGCTATATCCCAATGCTAAAATCATCCTCAATTGGTAAGGTGGATGGGAGCAAACAACGTGGTCCTCTGCATAAGCTGTTCTTCTTCTCGAGCCAGGACTCGTTTGACGTCGACACGGGTATTAGGTTCGTTCAATATGCTGGCCTTGCTTGGTCTGTTGTTGATCTTgttccttctcttttctcttatCTGAACTTGTGATTTGTTAGCTACAATCAGTTCATCACGTTTAACCCAATTGAATCCTGAGTTCTCTGTAGATCAGATGTCCTTGTGTTGTGGGcattattttgtaaatgagGGCATTTTTATGGCCTTAATTGGCGACTATTATATGAGAAACTAACTCCGGAAATGGGTTGTATACTGAGAAATTGAGGAAAAGATAATTCCTTTACGAGCATTAGTAGTTAAtcagatctcatatcgattgtagaggggaatgaaacatttcttataagggtgtggaaacctctccccagtagatacattttaaaatcgtgagactgacggcgatacgtaaccgAGCCGAAGCGGACAAAATCTCTTATGGTGAGGTtggattattacaaatgggaTCAGAGTTAGGTactgggcggtgtgtcaacgaggacgctgggtttctaaggggtgaattgtgagatctcatatcgattggcaacgaggacgttgagtttctaaggggtgaattgtgagatctcatatcgattggagagaggtacgtaacattttttataagggtgtggaaacttcttcctgatatgcgcattttaaaattgtgagactgacgatggTATGTAACAGACTAAAACGGAccatatttgctagcggtaaggttgggttgttacattaaCGTTTTCAAATTGCAATTACGCATGAACCAACTAATAATTAACGATCACAAAGTGACTGATTTCATGagttcaaaaacaaaaagtagtAAGAGGTGGATAAGTAATTTTCCTATTGTTTGCTCGTGATGACGTTCCTGTTCCAATGTCTGTTGGTCATCGTTTTCGGCATCTCCTTTTCCATCATGTCCCACGTTATTGGTCAAGTTATCCCTCCATTGGTTCTGTTCGTTGGAAGTTTTGATGAAGTGAGTATTATCTCCACCTATGACACTCAGAAGTTTTGATGAAGCAAAATGACACACAAGTTGGAGAAGATGACCATATAGTTAATGTTTAGTTTCTTGGCCATTCATTTTTTAACGAATTTGAAGCTTCTTAGAGTCTGTTCTACGAGCCATTTTCACtagttttattcttttgatttAATGTAGGACATATCGAGGAATTTTagagaatttgaaattcttgaaGACCCGAAACAAGCTCGAAAAGTCGACAAATAAGTAATTACATAGAGCAAgtgttaagaaatactttaGGAGTTGATTAAGACTATGGGCAAATGATTAGAAATCATGTTTAGAAGCCTAGTTAAGCTAATTTATGGTAGCTAAGTCTAGAAAACTTGATAGTTTACGATTTAGCACAGTACTTAGTTTTACAATTTTCGTCGTGTATAATTGTGAAATCTGATAGAGTTAATATGCTTATAAGTTTTCTAGCATGTCTTAGTTGATGTATACAAGCATGTCGTATGTTTATATATGTTGATAAATGTATGATTTAGGGTTTGGGAACCCATTTATGCCAGGTTATGCTCTTGAACAATACTATGTGCTCTAGAATATATTTCATGAATATATTAAACAAGGTACCTGTTCTACGTTATTATGGTCCTTAAATCTAGTTTTGGATTCCACGAAACATTGAGTTGAACGGTATCTTGTAGGGACTATTAGGGCGCAACCCTATTCGTAAACTAGCTAAGAGGGGATTAGAGTCTACTTGATACAGAGATTTCAGCTATCACTCATAAATAATCCCAAGAGTTATAGAAAGTATACTACTGAGGTAGCTACCGTTGTACTTGGTGGGAAATTGTAACCTTTTATAGTTCTAACTTGAGAGGGTATTCAAACAGGTAGTTTATTGTTTCTACTTGAAAAGGTCATGCAACAAGCATTTCACTGTTTATGACAGAAAAGGTGATGCAACAATTTATTGTCTTATCTTGAAAAGGCAATATGATAGGTAGTTTACTACTCCTGAGGCAGGTAGTTTACTGTTCTGACTTGAGGAGGGTGTACAAACaaattgtttattgttttcGTTGAAAAAGGCGATGCAACAATTAGTTTACTGATCTTAGGAACAGGTAGTTGGTGCCCGACATCGCTACGGTGAATCTTCTGGTTAAAGCTCAACAGGCAGTCATGTGTGCAGTACCGTTACTACTTTAAGAGCGGAGGGCTTCTCCATACTGGTAAGATTTAACCTAGGCCCTTTCCATGGGCCATAATGACTTGCAGCACAATTAGCATGAGGTTGATGATGGACCTAAGAAAATGTAAAGTATAGAGCCTGTCTATCTCAGAGCTCTTCATAAGGGTCACGAATTTCATAGCCCATCGTAAGGGTCATGTATCTTAGAGCCCTTCACAAGAGCAACGAATCTCAGAGCCCACCGTGAGGGTTATGTATCTTAGAGTCCTTCATAAGGGCCATGTATTTCAAAGCCTATCAAAAGGGCCATGTATCTTAGAGCCCGACACAAGAGTCGTACTTCAGAGCTCGTTACAAGAGCTAGGTAAAATAGAGCTTACCATAGAACCTTATAAGTATACACTCCTAGAGTAGAAGTGTATAGAGTTGTATGCATAAGCCTTATAGGGCAAGAATAGACTAGAGAAAACTTAATGGTTAACGATTATAGTTGAGTGTATGTGACGACTTGTGATTCGAGGTATCAAAAATCAGGTAGTTACATTGAGTCCACTTCCTCCCTTCCGTCCAAGGTTGTGTTTGGATCCATTTTTCTAGTGATAAGGTTGTGAATGAGGCAACATGTTATTGTTTCTCTAGTCTGGAACTAATTAGAGGGGCATTTTTCGAACAATGATCCACCTCCCTTTTAGTATTAACaattgttaaatattttataccCTTAAGAACCTTGCCAAATGTTCGGAAGTTCCGCTATTCaatccttttccttcttcttgttGTATATCTCGTTCATACACAtcttccttttgtttctcGAACCTATAGTGAGTTACAGACAGAGTTCGAAAAGGTCAAATCTTAGATGATTCCATCATACATGATTGAGTTGCGAAAACTTCTAGATAAGTATCCCACACCTGAACTGAATTCTTTCTGATTAAAGTTCTACTTTTGGTGAACACATTAGGTCGTGATATGGAATCTATACTACATCAAGGACAAAGTTGAAAGCCTAGAAACCGTCTCATCAACCTTGAAATTTATCTATAAACTACTTGATTCTTAACATCATGAGTTGCTACTGCATAACAACCCCTTCAATGTCAATACATTGGGTTAATATTAAACGTCTATTGTCCCAAGCATACTACACAATATTGTAAAACATCTTCCATCCATTCTCGGACTAACAACAAGAGTCATCATTGTGAATCAGACAAAAGAAACTCATCTGCGTAAAAATACGATTCATACTGAAACTTCTTGAAACAAAAAGTAAGAATTCCAATAACttcaatagtttttttttttt includes these proteins:
- the LOC111803413 gene encoding lipid phosphate phosphatase delta-like, with protein sequence MESVAVWQTVGLCGLLSWIGLASYINLTHKLRSLLQPWVARHVVAGAPLVLRIQRYQNSFFDALFSGLSCIVSVSFYTAFLPLLFWSGHGKLARQMTLLMAFCDYLGNSIKDVVSAPRPSCPPVRRITATKGEEENAMEYGLPSSHTLNTVCLSGYLLYYILSYTEDIHASYQFAGFALVCLLVGLIGLGRIYLGMHSPIDVIFGLVFGLMILFFWLNVHEYVDTFITSGQNVTYFWGALSILLLFAYPTPEFPTPSYEFHTAFDGVAFGIISGVQQTYHQFHHEAVARIFTPQLPFATFVGRMLVGLPTILTVKFCSKALAKWILPIVSNTLGMPITSTSYIPMLKSSSIGKVDGSKQRGPLHKLFFFSSQDSFDVDTGIRFVQYAGLAWSVVDLVPSLFSYLNL